In Bacteroidota bacterium, the DNA window GGTCCTTTCCCCGTCCCACCGCCATCGCTCCCCGCCCCCGTCCGACCCTTCCGGGCCCGTGTAGTCTTCTTTTCGTCCATAAGTATCGCGCTCCAAGCGCCAAAGATACTAACAGATACGCGTTCCGGAAGGGTTGCGAGGGGGAGGGGTACCAACAATGCTTGTTGGTGAAACATGGTTTGGACGGAGAGTAGATCTCGGGAATTCAAGGCCCGGACGCGATTGTTGGTTAAATGTGTGCGCAGTGTGAGTCATATTCAGGCAACATATCACATCCATTATTGCCCTATGCTGAAGAAGTTCGAATCATTAAGCAACGAGGAGAAGAAAGCAATTATCAACAACCGTCAACCGGTCGAATTTGAAGTGGACCTCAAGGAGCTAATAGACACGATTGATAACATTGATACGCTTGCCGAGAAGGCTGTCAAAGATCAGAGGATATCAATTACTCCTCCCTACGTTAGCGAGGCTATGATCGGCACCGTATTGGCCCATGGACCGACTGCATGGCAGAGATTCTTACTCTTGCTTAGCTATTTCGGAGCGAAAGTCTTTCTCAAACTGAAGGATCAGCATACTGCAATTATCGAGATATCCTTCTGAACGATGGCTCCGCAATCTCATCGGGCGAGCCTGGCGTGCTTTCGTAAGGTAGACTCAGTACGACGACAGAACTTTCGTTCTTCAATGCGAAGCGCAGTGTTCCTGCTGCTATAGCTGCTGGCGCAAGTCATTGATAAACTCTGAGATCGGCCGAACATACTGCTTCAATCCGATATGCTGTTCAGCGTGACTAAGACGAGAGCTGTCATTGGGGAGGTATACAATATGACTCAGTGAGCCGAGGAGTGCCAGTTTCTCATCCGAAAGATCCTCGTCGTATGTGATGATGTGATAAATCTGCTTGATCTTATATCGTCCGAGTGTTCCGCGATCCGCGCTGGTTACCTGTTTCCATCGTTCTCTAAGGGTTCTCTTGCAAGATATTCCAATCAACCAGCTATCGCGCGTCTTTACCCATTTGTCTACCTCAATGTCAGCCTGAAAATGCTCAGGCTGTGAAGCAGAAGGGATACCGTAGTAGTCCAGTATAAAGCTCGTCACATCCTCTAGGCTGCCCCCTGCACGCCCTTTTCTTTTCTGCCCCGCACGTCTTTCAAACTCTTGCACAAATGCCGTTAGAACAATATCCCTCTCTTCGACGGAAATTGTGTCTTTTTCCAACAGAAGCCGGAGGGCAGCAAATGCTTTTACAATCTCGGTTCTCTCGGCTGTCAAGCAACCCTTTACACCGAGATCATCCCATAGACGTATGACCGTCGCGAGTCCGGCGTCGCCTTGAACCTTAAGAAAGGACTGCGCGATTGTCTGGGTGAAAGCTCGGTCATCCGATGGAATATTAGCGATAGCTTGATTGATCGGGATAATTATACTTTCACACGTCAGAACAAAGACACGCATGTCCTCGACGGTCTGAATCTCCTCAGAAAGATCTGCGTGAAGTCTCCTGACGAGCTTCAGCTTGGCTTCAGAGCGGCTGAAACGCTCTTCAAGAATATTTCCAATCGCTGCCTTTTGGAGCGCGAGTTTTTCGGTTGGCGCAATTGGTCCACTTTCCAAAACGCGCATAGCGCTTCCAATTCTCAGTAGTAACCGGTTGTCCTTAGCCACACCTCCGTACTTGTCACCACTTATGAGCATCCGAGCGAACCAATATGATTTGTGCCACGGATTATCCAACTGTTGGACGATTTCTCTAGACTCCATCTGCCGTTTCCATTTCTAGTGATGCTGAGAGATCGTACTGAGCTTTGACTATACCTATCCGTTCCTCTGCCATCCGGCAATATTCCTGTGATAGCTCGATGCCTACAAAATTCCGTCCATTCCTTAGGGCAGAAATTGCAGTTGTGCCTGATCCCATGAATGGGTCGAGCACAAGCCGCGCGGTGGTCGACCCAATAATACGATCGATTAAAGCGACCGGAAAAGGCGCAGGGTGGGCATTCCTCATCTCTTGGCCGAACTCCCAGACGTCACCATAGGCGTTCGCTTTTGGCGCCAACTTGAATTCGGGCTTAGCGATTAGATAGATGACTTCATAAGTTGGTAAGAAATACCCTTGATTAAAGTTGATGCCACCCTTTCTTCGCCAAATAATTATCTGCCTAACGGGAAGACCCTCCACTATATCGTGCCTATCTTGGAGTAGTCCGTCCTGTACTCGCCATTTATGGTTGTAAAAAATTGCTCCCGTGTCCTTTATTAAGCGTAACATTTCAGCAAGGCAGTCGCGCTGCCATTTCACATAATCACCATGTGGCATGCAGTCATCATGATCAGAATATCCGGAAATGAGCGCTGCGTTCCGCCACTTACCACCCCGTCCATCCTTCATACCGTTGCCGGTAGAATTCTTGAGATTATACGGAGGTGAAGTTACTACCAGGTCGATACTCGCAGAGGGCAACTCCCGCATGACCTCAAGGCAGTCCCCGCATATGATTGTGTTGATTACCGAGTCAATATCCATCGAGGTGAATCTTTCACGATTTGCATAGTTGCTAACCAAGAGCTGGAGAGAATGATTTGCGTTCCAGGTCGCAGAAACGGTTAGTCGCAATACCTCGTGCATCGGCTGAACGACATCATTACAACAACGACCTTGGGGTGCAACTTTTGAACTGCGCCCGATCAATTGACTGTGCGTAGTACAATCTATTACGCCCTCTCCCCGGCCCTCTCCACTTTGTGGAGAGGGGGTTCTTATCGGTCATTGGCACGGTTTGTGCTCTGAAATTTTGTTTGATGGGCACCCATTGACAATTGGGATTCGAGGTTGTATATTGAATGCGTGAATGATAGGCACCACATCAGATGTGATGTGCGAGGGGTGATCGGTCTGATCGCCCTGCGCTCGCAAAGTCCGCCCCCCGGCGGACTTTCGTGTTTCTGGGGGTCGCCGAAGTGAGGGGTGTACGCGGGTTCGGATGAATTCTAAGGGACTTACGGACCATGAATTTGGCCGAACGGAAATCCGAAATAACGTATTAGTCATTCAAACCACGAGGTAACCATGGCATACAGCGAAGCACTTGCAGAACGGATTCGGTCCTACCTGACCCGCCGCCGGGACGTCGAAGAGAAAAAGATGTTCGGCGGCATCTGCTTCATGGTGGCCGAGAAGATGTGCGTCGGCGTCATAAAAAACGACCTGATGGTCCGCATCGATCCGGATGACACCGATGCCGCCGTCAAGCGGCCGGGTGCACGTCCGATGGATTTCACGCACCGACCGATGGCCGGCTACGTCTATGTGACTGAGAAGGCCCTCGATAAAGAAACCGACCTGCACCGCTGGCTCGACGAGGCGCTTGAATACAACAAGATCGCCAAGCCATCGAAGAAGCGAAGCAGCAAGAAGAAATGAGCGGCGACGAGCACCACAAACTGCTTCATCGGCTCGCCACCGGCGACAAAGAGGCGTTGCGGCTGCTCTATGACGCGTTCTCGGGCAAGGTTTACAATACGGCCCTCTCCTACGTGCAAGACCCTTCGGACGCCGAGGAGGTGACGCAAGATGTGTTCGTTGACATTTGGCGCACGGCCTCCGGCTTTGCAGGCGGCTCGACGGTTTCGACCTGGATCTACCGCATCGCCGTCAATCGGTCGCTCGACGTGTTGCGTCGGCGCAAGCGCAAGAAACGCACGGCCACGCTCGTGCGACTCTTCAACCCCACGAGCGGCAAGCTCGAACACGACGCGTCGGATTTCGTCCACCCCGGCATCGAGCTCGAGCGGCGAGAGGATTCGAAAGTGCTCTTCGCGGCGATCGACGAGTTGCCCGACAAGCAAAAGACTGCGTTCATCCTCACCTACGTCGAAAACCTGCCGCAGCAAGAAGTTGCAAGCGTCATGGGCACCAGCGTCGGGGCCGTTGAGCAGCTGCTGCAACGGGCGAAAGTGAATTTGAGGAAACGGATAGAACGAGAGTAGAAAGTAGCCCCGACTTTAGTCGGCGACGAGGCTGGCGGATCGCCTTCGGCGATGCTCCGACTAAAGTCGGAGCTACTTGCGGAGGAGCCACTTGAGGAGGAGCTACTTGAGGAGGAGCTACTTGAGGAGCTTCTTAATCCGTGGTGTCATTCTGAGCGAAGCGAAGAATCCCTTTCGGCCTGTACGGGCCTTCGAGGCAAACCTCAAGGGATTCTTCGTCGGGCTAAAGCCACTCCTCAGAATGACATACTGACGATGAGGATTCTTCGCTTCGCTCAGAATGACAAGCAAGGAAAGAATAGCCGTAGGAATGTGAAACGAACAACGTCTAATACAACGAACATGACGACGAACCGAACCGAACGGATACTCTCGAGCACCGAAGGCATGAAGCCTGCCGAGGCGCCGCCGTTCCTCCTGACGAGGATCGAAGCGCGCATCTCGGAAGGTGTCCGCTACGTCGGGGCCTCGAAGGTTCGCATGGCCCTTGCCGCCGCGGCGATGCTCGTCATGGTGAACGCCGGGGCGATGCTTTGGGCGTCACGTTCAACCAGTGTATCATCCCCTGCCACGGGGAACGGACAGTCTGCCAGCGCCTACCAGTCGGGCGACCTCTCGCTCGATGCGTTCAACACAACATTCGACTCGAAATGAAACGGGATACATTACTGACGATTGCGATCGTCGTGCTGCTGGTGCTGAACATCGGCACGATATCGTACCTCTTCATTTCACGCCCACACCACATGCCGCCTCCACCGCCACCGCCAATGGGTGAGCGCGGCCCGATGATGCGGCCCGACGAACTCATTCGCTCGACGCTCGGGCTGAGCGAAGCGCAAGACAAACAATACGCCGCATCGATCGAAACGCATCATTCGGCGATGATGAAGCTCGACAGCGAATTCCGCAGCGCGGCGGATCGCTACTTCCAGATGCTTCGCGGCAATGCGAGTCAGTCCGACAAAGATGCGGCGCTTGCCGCGATCGGCAAAGCACAATCAGGCAAAGCCGAAGCGACGTACAAACACTTCGAAGAGATCCGTGCACTTTGCACAAGCGAGCAGCAGCCGAAGTTCGATTCGATCGTGCCCGAGTTGACACGGATGCTGCTGAATCAACAGCCGCGTGGCCCGCAAGGTGGACCAATGTCGCAAGGCCGTATGATGCCGCCGCCGGAAGCTGGTCCGCATGGGATGACGCAACCGCCTCCTCCGCCGCCGCACGAAGGCGGTGAACAAATGCCGCCACCAGAGCGTAGGAAGCCGTGAGGTTCGGCGTCTAATAGATCAAAGACTCATTCATCGCTACGAACATGAAAACGATCCGCATCGCATTCTACGCCACGGCCGTCATTGCCCTCGCCGCATTTGCAATGGCCTGCAAGTCGAACAGTTCATCCACGCCGACCGACAACGGCAGTTCGAACACCGACCCGCTCGCGATCTACAAAAAGATCTACGGCGCAACGAGCATCACGCAAGATGGTGATTACGTCGTTATCACGTCGAAGGGACTGCCTGACCACAAGAGCCCGTACTACAAAGGCACGCAGTGGCAGGATTCACTCTACGAAGCCTACAACGGCACGAACACGAGCTTCATGCTCGCACCGGGTATCATCGCCGCGCAGACGCTGACCTTCCGCATGCCGATGAACCCCTCCGTTGCAACGACGCACAGCTCCACGCCGCTCGGCCCGATCGGTGTGTCGCTCAATGGCGTGCCGTTCTTCAATCAATATGCGGGCAACGGCGCGCCGCTCGGCTCGAACGAACTCAATACGTTCGACCAACAGAACGGACATCCGACGCCGATGAATCAATATCACTATCACGCCGAGCCGTGGTGGTTGACAAAATCAAAAGGGAGCTCGGCGCTGCTCGGCTTCCTGCTGGACGGCTTCCCGGTCTATGGGCCGATCGAGAACGGCAAGACGATCACGAACGCCGATCTCGATTCGTATCACGGACACACCGGCGTGACGGCAGAGTACCCGAACGGGATCTATCATTATCACGTCACTGCGGAAGCGCCGTACATCAACGGCAGCGGATTCTATGGCACGCCGGGCACGGTCAGTCACTAGCGTTGTATGGGTTACCGCCGTCGCGGCGATCTCGGCCCTGCTCTTTATAGATTGCGCGGAGCATCCGAGATCGCCCGATGTCGAGCCTATCGAACAGCCGACGATCTCGGTGAGCGCAAGCGATCCGCGGCTGCAGCTTGATTCGGGAGTCATGAAGTTTGCCGGGAAATTGTACACGGGATACATCGTTGCCTCCGCGCAGAACGGTGATACGCTTGCCGTGGCGCCGTTCTCGCGGGGCAAGGAACATGGCACCGAACGGCAATGGTATCCGAACCGGCAATTGAGAGAAGTTCGTCACTACTCCCTCGGCAAGAAGACTGGTAGGCACGAGGGTTGGTGGCCGGACGGTACACAGCGCTTCGTCTATGATTTTGACAATGATAACTTCGAAGGCGTCGTCAAAGAGTGGTACCCAAACGGGGCGCTGTACCGTTCGTTTCATTATCACGAAGGTCACGAGCAAGGCCTTCAAACGGTCTATTACCAAGATGGCCGCATTCAAGCGAACTATGAAGTTCGCGGCGGCCGCTCGTACGGCAACACCGGATATCGCAACTGTGAATCTCCGTTCAAGAACGATAGCACTGATCGTCAGTAGTATTGCACTCTTCGCGATCGCTTCCTGCAAGCAAGCGACCGAGGAGCTGCCGTACTATAATACACCCGACTTCACTCCGAGTTGGGCACGTGAGACTCACATCAACATCGACACGCTTCACCGCATCGCGCACTTTGCCTTTTTCGACCAAACAGGAGCAACGATCACCGACAAGACGTACGGCGGGAAGCTCTGTGTCGCCAATTTCTTCTTCACTACATGCTCCGGCATTTGTCCGAAGATGACGAACAACCTCTCGGGCGTTGCAAAGACATTCGCAAACAATAATGATGTCATGTTCGCATCATTCTCAGTCACACCACAGATCGACAGCGTTGCCCAACTGGCCTCCTACGCAGCCACACATAAGATCGACTACCGACGATGGCACTTGCTCACAGGTGACAAGAAGGCGATCTACGATCTGGCTCGTCTCTCCTACTTCGCCGAAGCCGAGCCCGGCGTCAGCAAGGATTCATCGGAGTTCTTGCATACGGAGCATCTGATCTTGGTCGATCGCGAGGGACATATCCGTGGCGTGTACGATGGCACACTGTCTCTCGAAACGGAGCGGTTGATCGCCGACATTCGGACACTCTTGAAGCAGTAGGTCGGTCTTCGTATTTTGGTCCCTCGAACATGAACGAGGGCATACCACGGAATTCGCTCAGCCTGAACCCGATCAATCTCGGCGTGAGGTTTCTGCTCGAGCTGTGCATACTTGCGGCGCTTGCGTATTGGGGCTGGAACAAGTTCTCAGGCTCGCTCGGCGTCTTGTTCTCGGTTCTACTTCCTGTGGTTGGTGCCACGCTGTGGGGCACCTTCCGTGTCCCCGACGATCCCGGAAGGGCGACCGTCGCCATCAGAGGCTGGCTTCGGCTTTTGCTGGAATTGCTTCTCTTCACGGCTGCGAATGCCGCACTGTTCGATCTGCAACTCACGACATCCGCATGGGCAATGCTTGTCATCACGGTTGTGCACTACGCGATCTCATATGATCGCATCCGTTGGTTATTGAAACGATAGCATCATTATGGGCAAGAAGATCAAAGAGGTCGATGCATACATCACCAAGTCGCAGGAATTCGCCAAGCCGATCTTGACGAAGATCCGTGACGTCGTTCACAAGACATGTCCGGATGTCGAGGAGGCGATCAAGTGGGGCATGCCGTTCTTCATGTATAACGGCCAGATGATGTGCATGATGTCGGCGTTCAAGCAACACGCGGCAATGGGTTTCTACAAAGCAGCACTAATGAGCGACAAGACTCTGATCGAGAATGCGAAGAGTGAGTCGGCGATGGGCCACGTCGGCCGCATGGAGAGCATCAACGACCTCCCTTCCGATAAGAAGCTCGCGGCATGGATCAAAGAGGCGATGAAGCTCAACGCAGAACGCGTAAAGCTGCCGAAAGCAAAACCATCTCCGAAGGAAAAGAAAGAACTCGTTGTCCCGGACTACGTCACAAAAGCTCTCAGGACCAACAAGACCGCAAAGGCTGCATTCGAGGCATTCCCCTACTCACATAAGAAGGAATATGTGACATGGTTCGAAGAGGCGAAGACCGACGCCACACGAGAGAAGCGCCTCGCTCAGGCCATTGAGTGGATGGCCGAGGGGAAGTCGCGCAACTGGAAATACGAACGGAAGAAGTGATCAGGGTTGAGTTGCACGATGCAGTCGCTTGATCACCGCGATCTGTCCGGCATGCCACGCATCGTGACGGATCATCATCCGCATTTGTTCGGAGATCGACTCGTAATTCTTCAGTCGTTCGGCAAACTCTTCATCGCGCAGCGATACGATCGTCTCGCGAAGTTCTGACCTATATTTCTTCAACTCCGTGATCGCCTCGCCCAAGGTCCTCGCACGAGGTGTAGGCGGATCCCCGACTGCGTTCGGCCGCTCGATGATATTGTCTCGATAGTAACGGTAGCAATGCGCGAGGTGCACGACATGCCACATGATCGTCCCGGCAGGTGGATAGCCGTCATCCGTCGGTTCGCCGAGATAGGCAGGAGGCTGGTAACACGCTTCGAAGTCCGACACATCGCGAAGGGCGGCTTCGACCGATTCCCACTGATAACTCAGCGCATCGTCGAATGCCGCCAACAACTCATCCTTCGCAGTGATGGCGCGTTCCGCCATAGGTGCTATGCGGCTTGCTTCATCGGATAGCGTGAGTATATCCACGCCTTGAACGCATCGTTCGCTTTGACGAACGTCCCGTTTGAGAACTCACAGATCAGCTCGTTGCCGTGCATGACACGGATGTCGGCGTCGAGATCGAGCGAACCCTCATACAAGGGCTTTGCCTTGGCATCCGCGGCTTGCTTCTTCGCCTCGGTGACGCAATCACCAACGCTCCGACCGCAGAAGTCCACGAGCGCATCGGCCGTCAGCGGCTTACCGGTCATTCGCTCGACAAGATCGAGGAAGCTGACCGAGTTACCATATTTCCAATAACCATTCTCGAGGTCCGGTCCAATGTTCGGGTTGTCGCAGATAAAGCCGTACTTCTTGATGAAATACGCGCGGGTCTGTCGGACCGCCATTTCTGCGAGAACATACCCATGATAGTATGCGCTCGACTCGCCGGCGAGGATATGCGGCACAGCGAGGATCGGGCGTGGCGCCTCTTCCATAAAATAGATGCGTTTCTCGAGATCCGCAACGAGCTTCAGGACATTCTCCGGTGTTAGCTCGCTTTCCGGCATTTCATAGATCGCCTTTTCGAAGTAGCAGACGCCGAGCATCGCACGCACACCGATCACTTCATGCGGTTGCATTTGTGTGATGTGTCGCTCGATGAGCTCGAACGGAATGGTCTGCCCGGCCGAGTTCTTCGCGTAGCGGGTAAGCCAATCTGCATCGGAGAGGATCGAATCGCAGAACATCGACTGCGTCTCGGCATACGCGACCGACGTTGGTGCGAACTCCTGTGCGAAGCACGGAGAATTCATCAGCACATTTGAAAAATGTGCAGCGTGTCCGCCTTCGTGGAAAAGCGTATTGAGCGCGTCATTCCCCGAGCCTACTTTATTCGGGATCGCGTTCGCCGTGAAGTTGATCCGAGCCGAATGCCACGCGCCGTTCTCGAACCACGACGGCCCGGGGCCGTGCATGAAGCCGTTCTCGTATTTGCCGATACGATCGACAAGATCGAGTGTCAGCGTTGCGCCGCGATAGCGGATACCGAGCGCAGCGAACGACTTCACCCAACGCTCCAGACCGTCGGCGAACGGCAGATACGGATCGAACTCCTTGAGAATGTCGCCCGAGCGCAAGAACTCGTAATTCCACCCGCGACGCGCCTGCTCCCCTTTCTCTTTGGCGAGCATATCAACGGTACGTCTGGCACTTTCGCGCGTGCGTGCTTCGAGGTCGTCCAAGATCTCGAAGAGACGCTTCTTCGAGAAGCCCTCGGTGCGCTGCACCTTCCAATCGTAATAATCCTCATAGCCGCACAGGCGTCCGAGCTCGTTGCGCTTGCGCACAATCTCGAGGTAACCGTGCTCCAGCACGAATGGTCCGATGCTCTTGAGGCCGTCGTATGCGGCTTTGCGCGTTGCTTCGTCCGCTTCGACGCGTTTGATGTTCGAGAGGTCGTTGGTGGTTGCGCGCTTGAATTCGCCGGTCTTCGGATCGGTGTAGCCGAGGTTCATCGCACCCCGCTCGACGAGCAGCTTGCCTTCAAGTTCGACGATCTCGGCAGATAACGCCCGCGCTGCATCGCTCTCGATGACATTCGCCACGAAGAATCGCTCCCAACCTTTGGCGGCGATCTGCTCTGCATCTGACATCGTCGTGGCGCTCATCAGCCCGCGAAGCTTCACGAGCTTCGAGGCATCCTGCGCGAATGCATTCACCGCGTTCTCGGCGGCTGCAGTTGCCGTCTGCGACGCCGCAGGGTCGGATGTCAAACCCATCTTCGACTCCCAGAATGAGTCTTCTTTTGCAGTGTGGAGCTTGACGAACTCGCTATTAAGGGAGTCGATGTATTGTGAAAGTGCAGACATGTGCGTACAATAAAGTTGAGTGGTCCCGACTGACGGTACGGCAATCGGAACAGCCTCCGATGCGTACCTGTTTGGGGAGCGAGAATTACTAACAGCTATGAGTTACATTCCATTCGATGCCATGCCGGAGCGTGCCAGGCTCTGGGTCTTTGCCGCCGATCGCCAGCTTTCCGATGCGGAGGCCGATGCACTGCTGCGCGAGATGCAGGCATTCACGCACACGTGGATGGCGCACGGTCATCCCGTCACGGCAAGCTGCCAGTTGAAGTACGGCCAATTCCTCTTTATTGCTGCGGACGAGGCAAGCCTTCCGAGCGGCTGTGCAACGGATGAAATGACGCGTCGGGTGCGGCTGCTGGGCGAGACGTTCGGCATCGAATTCCTCGGCATGCCGCGCGTTCAATATAGAAGCGGCGATTCGATCGTCAGCACGTCACGGATGGAGTTTGCGGATCTGGCAAAGGCAGGTACGGTTGACAGCTCGACGGTCGTCTTCGATAATACGGTCCCGACTCTCGCCGACCTCAATGCGGGCAAATGGGAAACCCATGCCAAGCAAAGCTGGCATGCAAAGGCGTTCGACTTCGTGCGTTAGAGTGTCTTCGAGAACATCGGCTTCGCCGTCTGCATCTTCGGCAGGTACGCATCGAAGCACATCGCGATGTTGCGAATAAAGAAGCGGCCGTTGTCAGTGATCGTGACGGCGTCGGCAGCGTTGATGGCAAGACCATCTGCCTCCAACTCCTTCAATCGTTCGAGCGAATCGGCAAAGTAGGTATTGAACTCGATTCCGTACTTTTTCTCGACTTTCGCCTTCTCCAAATGGAAGTCGCACATCAAACGCATGATGACGTGCTCGCGCAGGAGGTCGTCGTCGGTCATCTGTAATCCTGCAATGACGGGCAGTTCGCCTTTGTCGATGCGGGCATAATATTTATCCAGCACTTTCTCGTTCTGCGAGAACGACGGACCGATGTGGCTGATGGCGCTCATGCCGAGGCCGACGAGGTCGCGGCCTGCACGGGTTGAGTATCCCTGGAAGTTGCGCTGCAGTGTGCCGTCTTTGCGCGCGAGCGCGAGCTCGTCGTTCGGCTTTGCGAAGTGATCCATGCCGATGTAATCATACCCCGCTTCCATGAAGCGCGTCGTAGCATCCGCGAAGAGAAGGAGTTTCTCGTCCGTCTGCGGCAGCGTGTCGATCTGGATCAGTTTCTGATGCGGCTTCAGCCACGGTACGTATGCAAAATTATAGAGGGCGAGGCGGTCGGGCTCGAACGTCAGCACCTTCTCGACCGTCGCATTGAACGACGCACGAGATTGATACGGCAGTCCGTAGATGAGATCGACGTTGATGCTCTCGAACCCATTCTTGCGGCACCACCCGATCACTTCTCGAGTCAGCTCCTCGGGCTGGATGCGGTTGATCGCTTCCTGCACCTTCTCATCGATGTCCTGCACGCCGATGCTTGCGCGGCGGAAACCGACGTCGGCGAGCGCACGGATGTGGTCCTCGCCGATCTCGCGCGGATCGATCTCGACGGAGATCTCGGCATCCGGCGAGAACGTAAAATGCTTGTGCAGCTTCTGCCCGAGCGTGCGAATCTCGGTCGGCGTCAAGTGCGTCGGCGTGCCGCCCCCCCAATGAAGTTGGATAATGTTCTTACCTTTGACAAGCTCCCCCGTCTTTTCGATCTCGCGGTCGAGGTAGTTCAGGTAGTTTGCTACGCGCTCGCGGTTGTTCGATACGAGCATCGTGCAGCCGCAGAAGTAGCAGAGCGTATCGCAGAACGGCAGGTGCACATAGAGCGAGATGTTGTCGCTCGTCTCACGAAGTTGCTTCTCGTGGTCAGCCGCAGTATAGGAGGTGTTGAACACCGGCGCGGTCGGGTAGCTGGTGTAGCGCGGGCCCGGACGGTTGTACTTTTCGAGCAGCGGCAGCAGCTCGAAGACATCACTC includes these proteins:
- a CDS encoding site-specific DNA-methyltransferase — encoded protein: MDIDSVINTIICGDCLEVMRELPSASIDLVVTSPPYNLKNSTGNGMKDGRGGKWRNAALISGYSDHDDCMPHGDYVKWQRDCLAEMLRLIKDTGAIFYNHKWRVQDGLLQDRHDIVEGLPVRQIIIWRRKGGINFNQGYFLPTYEVIYLIAKPEFKLAPKANAYGDVWEFGQEMRNAHPAPFPVALIDRIIGSTTARLVLDPFMGSGTTAISALRNGRNFVGIELSQEYCRMAEERIGIVKAQYDLSASLEMETADGV
- a CDS encoding membrane-binding protein, encoding MARRARSVTSVVWVTAVAAISALLFIDCAEHPRSPDVEPIEQPTISVSASDPRLQLDSGVMKFAGKLYTGYIVASAQNGDTLAVAPFSRGKEHGTERQWYPNRQLREVRHYSLGKKTGRHEGWWPDGTQRFVYDFDNDNFEGVVKEWYPNGALYRSFHYHEGHEQGLQTVYYQDGRIQANYEVRGGRSYGNTGYRNCESPFKNDSTDRQ
- a CDS encoding YrdB family protein, translating into MNEGIPRNSLSLNPINLGVRFLLELCILAALAYWGWNKFSGSLGVLFSVLLPVVGATLWGTFRVPDDPGRATVAIRGWLRLLLELLLFTAANAALFDLQLTTSAWAMLVITVVHYAISYDRIRWLLKR
- a CDS encoding YdeI/OmpD-associated family protein, whose translation is MGKKIKEVDAYITKSQEFAKPILTKIRDVVHKTCPDVEEAIKWGMPFFMYNGQMMCMMSAFKQHAAMGFYKAALMSDKTLIENAKSESAMGHVGRMESINDLPSDKKLAAWIKEAMKLNAERVKLPKAKPSPKEKKELVVPDYVTKALRTNKTAKAAFEAFPYSHKKEYVTWFEEAKTDATREKRLAQAIEWMAEGKSRNWKYERKK
- a CDS encoding YHYH protein yields the protein MKTIRIAFYATAVIALAAFAMACKSNSSSTPTDNGSSNTDPLAIYKKIYGATSITQDGDYVVITSKGLPDHKSPYYKGTQWQDSLYEAYNGTNTSFMLAPGIIAAQTLTFRMPMNPSVATTHSSTPLGPIGVSLNGVPFFNQYAGNGAPLGSNELNTFDQQNGHPTPMNQYHYHAEPWWLTKSKGSSALLGFLLDGFPVYGPIENGKTITNADLDSYHGHTGVTAEYPNGIYHYHVTAEAPYINGSGFYGTPGTVSH
- a CDS encoding periplasmic heavy metal sensor, with the protein product MKRDTLLTIAIVVLLVLNIGTISYLFISRPHHMPPPPPPPMGERGPMMRPDELIRSTLGLSEAQDKQYAASIETHHSAMMKLDSEFRSAADRYFQMLRGNASQSDKDAALAAIGKAQSGKAEATYKHFEEIRALCTSEQQPKFDSIVPELTRMLLNQQPRGPQGGPMSQGRMMPPPEAGPHGMTQPPPPPPHEGGEQMPPPERRKP
- a CDS encoding TfoX/Sxy family protein, whose translation is MAYSEALAERIRSYLTRRRDVEEKKMFGGICFMVAEKMCVGVIKNDLMVRIDPDDTDAAVKRPGARPMDFTHRPMAGYVYVTEKALDKETDLHRWLDEALEYNKIAKPSKKRSSKKK
- a CDS encoding DinB family protein, whose translation is MAERAITAKDELLAAFDDALSYQWESVEAALRDVSDFEACYQPPAYLGEPTDDGYPPAGTIMWHVVHLAHCYRYYRDNIIERPNAVGDPPTPRARTLGEAITELKKYRSELRETIVSLRDEEFAERLKNYESISEQMRMMIRHDAWHAGQIAVIKRLHRATQP
- a CDS encoding SCO family protein; this encodes MNLRSRTIALIVSSIALFAIASCKQATEELPYYNTPDFTPSWARETHINIDTLHRIAHFAFFDQTGATITDKTYGGKLCVANFFFTTCSGICPKMTNNLSGVAKTFANNNDVMFASFSVTPQIDSVAQLASYAATHKIDYRRWHLLTGDKKAIYDLARLSYFAEAEPGVSKDSSEFLHTEHLILVDREGHIRGVYDGTLSLETERLIADIRTLLKQ
- a CDS encoding RNA polymerase sigma factor, translated to MSGDEHHKLLHRLATGDKEALRLLYDAFSGKVYNTALSYVQDPSDAEEVTQDVFVDIWRTASGFAGGSTVSTWIYRIAVNRSLDVLRRRKRKKRTATLVRLFNPTSGKLEHDASDFVHPGIELERREDSKVLFAAIDELPDKQKTAFILTYVENLPQQEVASVMGTSVGAVEQLLQRAKVNLRKRIERE
- a CDS encoding peptidase M3; the protein is MSALSQYIDSLNSEFVKLHTAKEDSFWESKMGLTSDPAASQTATAAAENAVNAFAQDASKLVKLRGLMSATTMSDAEQIAAKGWERFFVANVIESDAARALSAEIVELEGKLLVERGAMNLGYTDPKTGEFKRATTNDLSNIKRVEADEATRKAAYDGLKSIGPFVLEHGYLEIVRKRNELGRLCGYEDYYDWKVQRTEGFSKKRLFEILDDLEARTRESARRTVDMLAKEKGEQARRGWNYEFLRSGDILKEFDPYLPFADGLERWVKSFAALGIRYRGATLTLDLVDRIGKYENGFMHGPGPSWFENGAWHSARINFTANAIPNKVGSGNDALNTLFHEGGHAAHFSNVLMNSPCFAQEFAPTSVAYAETQSMFCDSILSDADWLTRYAKNSAGQTIPFELIERHITQMQPHEVIGVRAMLGVCYFEKAIYEMPESELTPENVLKLVADLEKRIYFMEEAPRPILAVPHILAGESSAYYHGYVLAEMAVRQTRAYFIKKYGFICDNPNIGPDLENGYWKYGNSVSFLDLVERMTGKPLTADALVDFCGRSVGDCVTEAKKQAADAKAKPLYEGSLDLDADIRVMHGNELICEFSNGTFVKANDAFKAWIYSRYPMKQAA